A single genomic interval of Littorina saxatilis isolate snail1 linkage group LG17, US_GU_Lsax_2.0, whole genome shotgun sequence harbors:
- the LOC138951944 gene encoding glutaminyl-peptide cyclotransferase-like, protein MAMAAVRWTVALLVLCFAVVCTVTQNTGCGSLEKQYVRSNLGNLSAGVSNIQQLRDLALRPLIQQTRVPGTYGSSLAQTHIKTWMSAVGWTVEEDKFTANTPYGIRHFSNVIATLNPGKARRVVLACHYDTKLNFYARFVGAIDSAVPCSLLMDTALRLYTLFQANKQTTSDLTLQFIFFDGEEAFVRWSRTDSLYGSRHLAEKWANTPDPNVPGRNNLQGIDTFILLDLIGTPDTHFKLKYTNTAPQYNKLSNIESCLRSYGLLKTTTYTTPLFTSQQDLSLIEDDHLPFLTRGVPIVHLITSPFPNVWHQPTDDLAALDFDRIENLARVLRIYLTDLPL, encoded by the exons ATGGCGATGGCGGCGGTTAGGTGGACGGTTGCTCTTCTGGTCTTGTGTTTTGCAGTGGTGTGCACTGTGACGCAG AACACAGGATGCGGTTCATTAGAGAAACAATATGTACGGAGTAACCTTGGAAACCTCTCCGCAGGAGTATCAAATATTCAGCAACTGCGCGACCTTGCCCTTAGGCCGCTGATACAGCAAACCAGGGTGCCTGGGACATATGGCAGCAGTCTTGCACAAACT cATATAAAAACGTGGATGTCAGCAGTCGGGTGGACGGTGGAGGAGGACAAGTTCACAGCCAACACCCCCTATGGCATCCGGCATTTCTCAAACGTCATAGCAACTCTGAATCCCGGCAAGGCACGTCGAGTGGTTCTAGCGTGTCATTACGACACAAAACTCAATTTCTATGCGCGCTTCGTTGGTGCCATCGATTCAGCCGTCCCTTGCTCCCTGCTCATGGATACTGCTCTTCGGCTTTACACACTCTtccaagcaaataaacaaacaacttcA gACCTGACGTTGCAGTTTATATTTTTTGATGGAGAAGAGGCCTTTGTCAGGTGGAGCCGTACAGACTCATTATACGGATCTCGTCATTTAGCAGAGAAATGGGCCAACACGCCTGACCCAAATGTACCAGGACGCAACAACCTTCAGGGCATT GACACATTTATACTGCTGGACTTAATCGGCACACCTGACACCCATTTCAAATTGAAATACACGAATACAGCACCACAATACAACAAATTAAGCAACATAG AGTCCTGTCTGAGAAGTTACGGCCTGCTGAAGACTACAACATACACGACGCCTTTGTTTACCTCACAGCAAGATTTGAGCCTCATTGAAGATGATCACCTTCCATTCTTAACCAGAG GTGTTCCTATTGTTCATCTCATTACGTCGCCTTTTCCCAATGTGTGGCATCAGCCGACAGATGATCTGGCTGCTCTGGACTTTGATCGCATTGAAAACCTTGCTCGTGTTTTGCGAATCTACCTGACGGACCTCCCACTCTGA